One genomic window of Arachis hypogaea cultivar Tifrunner chromosome 8, arahy.Tifrunner.gnm2.J5K5, whole genome shotgun sequence includes the following:
- the LOC112705670 gene encoding probable nucleoredoxin 2 isoform X1 has product MRTVIMKEGTHEGVVKDNGNSDEVSSYNRFSQLLSSKDRDFLLSPTGTQVKVSDLEGKVVGLFFGANWYPPCRGFTQMLVGIYEELKSSVPQQFEIVYVSSDEDLDAFNGFYGTMPWLAIPFSDLETKKALNRKYDVEGIPCLIMLQPDGSKDDATIRDGVELIYRYGIQAYPFSKERLEQLHEQEREKRENQTLTNLLANHHRDYVLGQTGLIQVPIASLVGKTVGLYFSAEWCVPCAKFTPKLISIYHKIKQELSEKGSEEDFEIVLVSHDRDKASFDSYYGTMPWLALPFGDPEIKNLARHFDVQGIPCLVIIGPTGKTITGHGRNLINLYQENAYPFTGEKVLQLEKQLTEEAKGLPRLVRHEGHRHELNLVSDGNGGGPFICCVCDEQGSNWAYQCLECGYEVHPRCVTNAPEHDNNVVVGR; this is encoded by the exons aTGAGGACGGTGATAATGAAGGAAGGAACTCATGAAGGTGTGGTGAAGGATAATGGTAACTCAGATGAAGTTTCAAGCTATAATAGATTCTCACAACTGCTTTCTTCCAAAGATCGTGATTTTCTGCTCTCTCCAACGGGGACTCAG GTGAAAGTTTCTGATCTTGAAGGAAAAGTAGTGGGCCTATTTTTCGGTGCCAACTGGTACCCACCATGCCGTGGATTCACCCAAATGCTAGTTGGAATCTACGAGGAGCTGAAAAGCAGTGTCCCTCAACAATTTGAGATTGTGTATGTGTCCTCTGATGAGGATTTGGACGCCTTTAATGGCTTCTATGGAACCATGCCGTGGCTTGCAATTCCATTCTCAGATTTGGAAACAAAGAAAGCCTTGAACAGAAAGTATGACGTGGAAGGCATTCCATGCTTGATTATGTTGCAACCCGATGGAAGCAAAGACGATGCAACAATTCGCGATGGGGTTGAACTTATATATCGCTATGGAATCCAAGCTTATCCTTTTAGTAAGGAGAGGTTGGAGCAGTTGCACGAGCAAGAGAGAGAGAAGCGTGAGAACCAGACTCTCACTAATTTACTTGCTAACCACCATAGAGACTATGTTTTGGGTCAAACCGGACTCATTCAG GTACCTATTGCATCTTTAGTGGGTAAAACTGTTGGACTCTACTTTTCAGCGGAATGGTGCGTGCCATGCGCGAAGTTCACTCCGAAACTAATTTCCATTTACCACAAGATCAAGCAGGAGCTAAGTGAAAAGGGTTCAGAGGAAGACTTTGAAATAGTGCTGGTTTCCCACGACCGTGACAAAGCATCATTTGACTCTTACTACGGTACCATGCCATGGCTAGCTTTGCCTTTTGGGGACCCAGAGATCAAGAACCTCGCTAGGCACTTCGATGTGCAAGGGATTCCTTGCTTGGTAATCATAGGCCCCACTGGTAAAACCATTACGGGGCACGGGAGGAACTTAATAAACTTGTACCAAGAAAATGCATACCCTTTCACCGGTGAGAAAGTGCTGCAGCTGGAGAAACAACTAACTGAAGAGGCGAAGGGGCTTCCGAGATTGGTGCGCCATGAAGGGCATAGACATGAGCTGAATTTGGTGTCTGATGGGAATGGAGGTGGGCCATTCATATGCTGTGTGTGTGATGAACAAGGATCTAATTGGGCCTACCAGTGTCTCGAATGTGGCTATGAAGTGCATCCAAGGTGCGTTACTAATGCTCCAGAACATGACAATAATGTCGTCGTGGGAAGATGA
- the LOC112705670 gene encoding probable nucleoredoxin 2 isoform X2 yields the protein MLVGIYEELKSSVPQQFEIVYVSSDEDLDAFNGFYGTMPWLAIPFSDLETKKALNRKYDVEGIPCLIMLQPDGSKDDATIRDGVELIYRYGIQAYPFSKERLEQLHEQEREKRENQTLTNLLANHHRDYVLGQTGLIQVPIASLVGKTVGLYFSAEWCVPCAKFTPKLISIYHKIKQELSEKGSEEDFEIVLVSHDRDKASFDSYYGTMPWLALPFGDPEIKNLARHFDVQGIPCLVIIGPTGKTITGHGRNLINLYQENAYPFTGEKVLQLEKQLTEEAKGLPRLVRHEGHRHELNLVSDGNGGGPFICCVCDEQGSNWAYQCLECGYEVHPRCVTNAPEHDNNVVVGR from the exons ATGCTAGTTGGAATCTACGAGGAGCTGAAAAGCAGTGTCCCTCAACAATTTGAGATTGTGTATGTGTCCTCTGATGAGGATTTGGACGCCTTTAATGGCTTCTATGGAACCATGCCGTGGCTTGCAATTCCATTCTCAGATTTGGAAACAAAGAAAGCCTTGAACAGAAAGTATGACGTGGAAGGCATTCCATGCTTGATTATGTTGCAACCCGATGGAAGCAAAGACGATGCAACAATTCGCGATGGGGTTGAACTTATATATCGCTATGGAATCCAAGCTTATCCTTTTAGTAAGGAGAGGTTGGAGCAGTTGCACGAGCAAGAGAGAGAGAAGCGTGAGAACCAGACTCTCACTAATTTACTTGCTAACCACCATAGAGACTATGTTTTGGGTCAAACCGGACTCATTCAG GTACCTATTGCATCTTTAGTGGGTAAAACTGTTGGACTCTACTTTTCAGCGGAATGGTGCGTGCCATGCGCGAAGTTCACTCCGAAACTAATTTCCATTTACCACAAGATCAAGCAGGAGCTAAGTGAAAAGGGTTCAGAGGAAGACTTTGAAATAGTGCTGGTTTCCCACGACCGTGACAAAGCATCATTTGACTCTTACTACGGTACCATGCCATGGCTAGCTTTGCCTTTTGGGGACCCAGAGATCAAGAACCTCGCTAGGCACTTCGATGTGCAAGGGATTCCTTGCTTGGTAATCATAGGCCCCACTGGTAAAACCATTACGGGGCACGGGAGGAACTTAATAAACTTGTACCAAGAAAATGCATACCCTTTCACCGGTGAGAAAGTGCTGCAGCTGGAGAAACAACTAACTGAAGAGGCGAAGGGGCTTCCGAGATTGGTGCGCCATGAAGGGCATAGACATGAGCTGAATTTGGTGTCTGATGGGAATGGAGGTGGGCCATTCATATGCTGTGTGTGTGATGAACAAGGATCTAATTGGGCCTACCAGTGTCTCGAATGTGGCTATGAAGTGCATCCAAGGTGCGTTACTAATGCTCCAGAACATGACAATAATGTCGTCGTGGGAAGATGA